The Podospora pseudocomata strain CBS 415.72m chromosome 3, whole genome shotgun sequence genome window below encodes:
- a CDS encoding hypothetical protein (COG:O; EggNog:ENOG503P4H7) produces the protein MAALPDFTLYYSAGACSNAVRLALHELSIPFQSVNTRRNANLKIEPADGSLTAEEYRDQVHHKNYVPGFVITFADGHRESITETPAILSYIASLRPERGLAGKTDLEKARVLSWAVYFAGELHGVGWGALLVPKRFVDVSDKKLEEAVKEGGKKNIKAAYEHLETELQKGGGEWIVGDSLTLADVYSYILYRWGVMHEFGMEKYERYTEIVKKLEARESTKKTLEEEGLLAHFQ, from the coding sequence ATGGCGGCTCTTCCGGATTTCACTCTCTACTACAGCGCAGGAGCTTGCTCGAATGCAGTTCGTCTGGCCCTTCACGAGCTCTCCATCCCCTTCCAATCTGTCAACACCCGCCGCAACGCCAATCTGAAGATCGAACCTGCCGACGGCTCGCTTACTGCGGAGGAGTACCGTGACCAGGTTCACCACAAGAACTACGTTCCTGGTTTTGTCATCACCTTCGCCGATGGACACCGCGAGTCCATCACCGAGACGCCCGCTATCCTCTCTTACATTGCTTCTCTTCGTCCCGAAAGGGGCTTGGCGGGCAAGACAGATCTTGAGAAAGCAAGGGTTCTCTCATGGGCCGTCTACTTTGCCGGTGAGCTGCACGGAGTGGGATGGGGGGCGCTTTTGGTACCGAAGAGGTTTGTGGATGTCAGCGACaagaagttggaggaggctgtgAAGGAGGGTGGAAAGAAGAACATCAAGGCTGCGTATGAGCATCTGGAGACAGAGCTGCAGAAGGGCGGCGGGGAGTGGATTGTTGGAGATTCGCTGACACTGGCGGATGTGTATTCGTATATCTTGTACAGGTGGGGAGTTATGCATGAGTTTGGGATGGAGAAGTATGAGAGGTACACTGAGATTGTGAAGAAGCTCGAAGCGAGAGAGAGCACCAAGAAAActctggaggaggaagggttgCTGGCTCACTTTCAGTGA
- a CDS encoding hypothetical protein (COG:G; COG:O; EggNog:ENOG503P073) has translation MDSSRSKMRLLSLGALFLSTSSALPNGLYSRQVDDAPEYTALGCFVDTGSRVLPSKVISTHDMTAEKCAANCRGYDYFGTQWSSECYCGSNKPTDAAPASECNMPCSGNPDETCGAGMRLNVYEFDRACDDLDTEEPPVVISDFEYKGCYTDNVPQRVLGGITVAQHDMTLEKCAATCTAGGYAFFGVEYGTECFCGTSLDAASTKVSEGECSMTCMGNHSQQCGGPNRLNIYEKPNPVGAGSNLESVGDFHYASCWTDKVDDRSLKAVDWRTDDMTVEKCADRCSEFSYFGLEYSRECYCGNELIGQAAPEKDCAMLCVGAPGQWCGGPDRMNLYTKATSTSVTTSAEVTTPVETETDTPTITPEPETTTAPTEPETTTSDIPVSTTELPSSTESSTTTTQGPELTTITDCPPTPTYNGNPAYCYASGGLPAACRQLASTTLNWRSVGSSMSACKSALTRYGMPTNPAATACFPTTALPVVPSSALARSVADSVYACLHAPTASVICQSDSACATNTYTVGQVPSPTPSTGVDLLKGDGGFEDGTLGDWVLGPSTHLVSTTISNARPKSGSRGLLMRYLNVNGGGNSLTYNLPVVPGQQYRFSLSFQHTNPSSFTSLYLYVYPDILQTSFTEAQLNGAPANAWGTREITFTAKASWVQLVLNVGGNVGATNDVYIDDITFVRLT, from the coding sequence ATGGATTCCTCTCGCTCAAAGATGCGGCTCTTGTCGCTGGgtgctctctttctctcgaCCAGTTCTGCTCTCCCGAACGGGCTCTACTCCCGACAGGTAGATGATGCCCCCGAATACACGGCGCTCGGCTGCTTCGTCGACACTGGAAGCCGTGTGCTGCCCAGCAAGGTTATCAGCACCCACGACATGACGGCAGAGAAGTGCGCAGCCAACTGCCGTGGTTACGACTATTTCGGCACACAGTGGTCTTCGGAATGCTACTgcggcagcaacaagcccACCGATGCCGCACCGGCCTCCGAGTGCAACATGCCCTGCTCCGGAAACCCAGACGAGACATGCGGTGCAGGCATGAGGCTCAACGTCTACGAATTCGACCGAGCCTGCGACGACTTGGATACGGAGGAGCCCCCTGTGGTCATCTCGGACTTTGAGTACAAAGGTTGCTACACAGACAACGTTCCCCAGCGCGTGCTGGGCGGCATCACGGTCGCTCAGCACGACATGACTCTGGAGAAGTGTGCTGCTACATGCACCGCCGGCGGATACGCGTTCTTCGGTGTCGAGTACGGGACAGAGTGCTTCTGCGGGACAAGTTTGGATGCCGCCAGCACCAAGGTGTCGGAGGGCGAGTGTTCCATGACCTGCATGGGCAACCATTCCCAGCAGTGTGGAGGCCCCAACCGGCTCAACATCTACGAGAAGCCAAACCCGGTCGGAGCTGGGAGCAACCTTGAGTCCGTTGGTGACTTCCACTATGCCTCATGCTGGACCGACAAGGTGGACGACCGCTCCCTCAAGGCTGTTGACTGGCGCACCGATGACATGACGGTTGAGAAGTGTGCCGACAGATGTAGCGAGTTTTCCTACTTTGGCCTCGAGTATTCACGCGAATGCTACTGTGGAAACGAGTTGATCGGACAGGCCGCACCCGAGAAGGACTGCGCCATGCTCTGTGTGGGCGCTCCCGGCCAGTGGTGTGGTGGCCCGGACAGAATGAACTTGTACACCAAGGCAACATCGACCTCGGTGACCACCTCTGCAGAAGTCACCACTCCCGTTGAGACTGAGACGGATACGCCGACCATCACCCCGGAGCCTGAAACAACGACTGCCCCGACCGAGCCAGAGACCACGACTTCAGATATTCCTGTCAGCACCACCGAgctgccttcttcaaccgagtcttccaccaccaccacccagggGCCTGAGTTGACCACCATTACCGACTGCCCCCCTACGCCCACTTATAACGGAAACCCCGCGTACTGCTATGCGTCTGGTGGTCTGCCGGCCGCTTGCCGACAGCTAGCATCTACGACTCTCAACTGGCGCAGCGTGGGATCTTCGATGAGCGCTTGCAAGAGTGCTCTTACCCGCTACGGCATGCCCACCAACCCTGCGGCTACAGCTTGCTTTCCCACCACTGCGCTCCCCGTAGTCCCATCCTCTGCGCTTGCTCGCTCCGTCGCCGACAGCGTTTACGCCTGCCTCCATGCGCCCACTGCCTCCGTCATATGCCAGTCTGATTCCGCCTGCGCCACAAACACCTACACGGTCGGTCAGGTCCCTTCCCCGACTCCCTCGACCGGTGTGGATCTGCTCAAGGGTGATGGCGGTTTTGAAGATGGCACTCTCGGAGACTGGGTCCTCGGGCCATCGACCCATCTGgtgtccaccaccatcagcaacgCCCGTCCCAAGTCGGGCTCGCGGGGACTCCTCATGCGGTATCTCAACGTCAACGGAGGAGGAAACAGCTTGACGTACAACCTGCCCGTCGTCCCCGGCCAGCAGTATCGATTCAGCTTGTCTTTCCAGCACACGAACCCCAGTTCTTTTACCAGTTTGTACCTTTATGTGTATCCCGACATTCTGCAAACATCCTTTACCGAAGCGCAGTTGAACGGGGCGCCAGCGAATGCTTGGGGGACAAGGGAAATCACCTTCACTGCGAAGGCTTCATGGGTGCAGCTTGTACTCAATGTCGGTGGGAACGTAGGTGCGACGAATGACGTGTATATTGATGATATCACCTTTGTCAGGTTGACCTAA